atatatatttgtaagttagaatttatatacaagaactcaatataattttattgaatttactcgttaatttacattttaattaaaaatattggtgctttatattgtttataattttctgctataaaattattattttgtaaggttattaagaaaacaaattattatatttacattaagaattaatattcctttttttttacatgagAAGAAGtggttatatttattgtatttatatgtttttttttgttttttcatgtGTAATATGGtattttaagtataatttttttttattttctgttaATTTCTTAATTCAATCGTTGGAAAAATAATCGTTTcttaagagaaaaataaaaaaataaatttagcTTTTTTACGGTAATATTTTgtgaataaattaattttataattgttatatGGTCTACATCACATACgtagaacaaataaatgaggagataatgtttttttttaagtactattataaagaataatttttatttatctgtATTCATTGCTTAAAAAGAATCTGTAAGATGATTTATCTggcaaaatatatttacaaatataccATACATAAACTAATATATTAGCTATAAAATTGTCCGTACAAAAGTTAcctaataataaattttggtaaatgatattattaaaCATCTCTATTTCTAATTTGCATATAATaaactatatattaatatcataAGAAAATTTATACGATTTggaattttcaaaattatgataatacCTTCAAAGATTTATGTACTTATTTTACTAAAggtttcctttttatttttctcatatatttatattgcctcatgcatatatgtataggtaaaaaataaaaacatttagtGGATTAATTCTAATATTTActatttagaaataataaaacaaattagaTTCAATTaagtattaaatattttaaaaatatgacacAAAGataaaaacttattttttatttaatttttaaatatatgtaatttgtAATAGATtgaacaatatattttaaactgaattttcaaaatatagaACAAGCCATTATCTAATGTAACTTTTATGtgaaaactaaaaaatatattttattttacactACAAAGAACGTTGTATATGCTATTGACtactttattaattatttaacttatattagagttataataattaatattttataaaataaataacacgCTTTTTCAAAGTGTAATATCCTAGgaattataattaacaatAGGAAAATGtcattaaaattagaaaacaCTAtcctaatatataaaatattgcaaTAGATTTATATCCTATACGTATTATGATGTAAACTAAATGATTATTTAGAAATTCTAATAtatcacatattttttttacagtgAAAAATTTCTATAAATAAAACTTACAATTAGTCGAGCATATGGAATAattaacttatatattttgaatatttattaatgaattaaaattacagtatttatttttaaagttatttttttcatttataaccaaaatattaatattttataatatatttttaaaagtattttacttggatatattgtaatatgcattttagttatataacatttttttctttctatgaagtaataataaacaaaaattgaaaaaatatataaagtactATATGTCATTGAATATATAAcacttattataaatataattctttttaaatatattacaacttTGGAAAACTTTATgatggaacaaaaaattgtgttgttatttattaatatttcaacGTTTATACTTTTAACTTGGATATGTCACTTTTGCAGTGGAATGGTATGGTAGTATTATTCAAAGAAATctctattatttatattgtaattaattttttttatttttgattttttttaggatgagaatatttttttatttaaataagaaatatttacgttttttttcttttagaaCACATTAAAGGAGAATTTGGatgaaaaatacaatattaGCAGACATTTAAATACTAGTAATTATCGATtattagcaaaatataagcaGGAAAAGGATTCAAGTATTGCaaattttaaagaagaaATGCCACATAAAGAagtgaaagaaaaaaaaaatatatctaataataaaaaagaaacagaAGGAAAACACAAACAATCTTGTAGAAGTTCATTGTATATTGAggaatatggaaaaaatattgaaaaaaataaatgtggtttaactaaaacaaaaaagtatttcgattttgagaaaaaaatatttaaagaacttgattatgaagattatgttaaaaatatcaaGAATATTGATTATAAGGTACATAAAAAGTTAGCACGTAAAAAACGAAGAATACGAATTGCTTtacttttgttatttatcTTGATATTGATACTACCCATATTAGATCTTtcattagaaaaaattactGAGGGTGGTTTGTTGGGTTTATTATACTTGTTATATCCAACATCTGGAGAAGCACCTGGAGTAGATGGGTCTTTGGTTACATTGTTAAGCAAAGATGGATGGGGtaatttagtaaaaatatgtgcATCAACTACTTTCATTTATTGCGTACCTATCCTTATATttgttgttatatttatattaggGATGGtttattactataaaaaagttataaaatatgaaaatatgaagttcaaaaaaagattaaataaGAAGTAACATGTGTTTTTCTGTAAAGATGAATTTACCTGTATAGTCATATCTTTggttatatacataacaaGTATAACAAtaactatttatataatataaatacactTAAATATACCAGACTTTTTATTGGGAAACAGTAAAAACATatgaacttaatttttttgttattttgaatttttgactgtatggaaaattttatatttgtatattaagTAATGACTTTATCTTAACTAATTATTTAATctacttatatacatattcgtGTTATAATAGGTTtcatgaataatatatatatatgagataaaagtaatatataattgaataattcatatatatttatttgagtGTGCTAGTTTCTATTTGAAtgtaattttatcttttctgATTTTTATCTGTTTTTAGTCTAAAATGATTGCTTGTTTAGGTAactatgaatatatattattatttttaaattaacaataaatatgtttaattatgtattaattGAATATTCATATGTAATTTCTATTACAgtagcacatatatatgtttttttttttttcaccaAAAGCAAatcttcatatatattctataatatgtgttttatattaaatattttacaagaGGTACTATatgtaaaaacatttttaaaagatttgatttattatattgaCTAAAtgcaaattataaatatataatataataatgtattttttaattatggaTTAATAACAATTTCCTGCGGACTCAGATATTGTGAATCATTTCAAttaattgaaatatttaaagcaCAGTTGTTTGTGCTTCTAATTGTAGTGTTAACTCAACGTTTCACAAATTACTtgaatatgtattttattcaaagtacatatttaaataatatacatattttatttatattagatATCATTGAAAGATTAAATTATtggaaaataatgaagaaaatgttAATAGATAATTTGTTGGatttatttctaaataacatttatttaatgttaaataggggaatgtttatatatcatttctAAATATTGCCTGTGTAATTATTTTCGTATTTCactaataattatattagatATAAGGAAATAacttcatattatataaaatattttgagtACACTATATTATACTGTATTTTTGGttactttaaaattttaatattaaatcgtaaaataatatttttcaattattttttgtacttctaatatattatggtttatatttacattcaAAATAGCGTAGGAAACTACAAACATACCTAAcgaatgtatataaattataacagatatatattaaaattcatTTTGAGTATCAgtgttaaaaattataataaataaatgataagcATTAAGAGGGAAATACTTACATAGTACACAAAAAggatatataattgtatgaatttcaagtatataaaaattatatgaagaaTAGAAATGgaattacaaataatataatccTGAACGTTTAAATTGTATTAAGTTCAGCTTTTGAGTATAATTAAATTCCAATAATTGATAATATAAGTacaaagtaaataaatatagaatatagtGATTATATGAACTGTAAtgtgataatttaaaaaaatatatattaataaaagaatgtattaaatatagaatatttttaaatagatattaatttatatatacagaaacttaaatattaaattaaaatatatatattaataaatatattttatatgttaaataattttttattatattattattgcaaAATTATTAGATGGtgtatatcattatttttattataaacataattGTACATTacgtttaatttttttaagaaattatatatagtgAAAAATATGCTTAGAAAAGTGAATTCTTTAAgcacaaaaatataagtacattTTATAGTGATTAAACAGAATAAttcaatttaaatattttaataatacacTATGATTCCTATTGTTAATTACAttagtatttataaatacatggtttttatatttatatgctaattatttttatttaacgaacattataatattaataacgAAAAAAGTAACTAATAGTAAAATGGTTTTCAAaagcataatatataaatgaaaataaatatatatattttataaatattcttaatttcaatttaaaaaatatgaactatacatgtaaaaattCTTAGAGGatataaatactttttaGCTTAATTGCAATAAttataagttttatttttgatgaTGAATTAActacattaataaaaaattattgagaaaaaaaaaaaaaagacttaTCACATTTAACTGTTCTGAAGAATAGGTAAATATCGTGTTGGTATATTTGTCATGGAATGAtatctttaaataaaaattaaaataccgTTGAATTAACAGTTGTTACCATTATTTAGTGTATTTTCTAAATGATTTAATaaagtaaatgaaaaataattatgagtATTTAAGAAAGAAtggttaaaataaatatatataatattttttttttaatatcaaaaaaaaaaatattttgaatgttaaaaatattaatgataaggagtatatatatgtatttatttaatgtatgaaatatatgtatagtaagacaaatttaaatagaattaataaagatatttattaaattatattttaaataaaaatattctatttGTATTCAAATGTCTCACATGATGGTAATTTTGAAgcataaggaaaaataattgtaaagTATAACATTAACTTTTAGTAATAGATATTGtggtataataaattaatttaaatgtaatacAGAATACTCAGTATagtaaataaagaattaaaatgaaaataattgtttttggtttaaataaatttaagcTTTTATGcgatacatattatatataaagtatgttttttttctgaatatataa
This genomic interval from Plasmodium brasilianum strain Bolivian I chromosome Unknown PB_00_04, whole genome shotgun sequence contains the following:
- a CDS encoding fam-l protein, which gives rise to MEQKIVLLFINISTFILLTWICHFCSGMNTLKENLDEKYNISRHLNTSNYRLLAKYKQEKDSSIANFKEEMPHKEVKEKKNISNNKKETEGKHKQSCRSSLYIEEYGKNIEKNKCGLTKTKKYFDFEKKIFKELDYEDYVKNIKNIDYKVHKKLARKKRRIRIALLLLFILILILPILDLSLEKITEGGLLGLLYLLYPTSGEAPGVDGSLVTLLSKDGWGNLVKICASTTFIYCVPILIFVVIFILGMVYYYKKVIKYENMKFKKRLNKK